A single region of the Variovorax paradoxus genome encodes:
- the tig gene encoding trigger factor, giving the protein MTVTVETLEKLERKITLTLPVGTIQSEVDSRLKKLARTVKMDGFRPGKVPMNVVAQRYGYSVHYEVMNDKVGEAFSQAANEAKLRVAGQPRITEKEESPEGQLAFDAVFEVFPEVKIKDLSGAEVEKLSAEVGDDAIDKTLDILRKQRRTFAQRAQDAVAQDNDRVTVDFEGKIDGETFQGGKAEDFQFIVGEGQMLKEFEDAVRGMKAGDSRTFPLSFPADYHGKDVAGKQADFMVTVKKIEASHLPEVNEQLAKSLGIAEATVEGLRADIKKNLEREVKFRLLARNKNAVMDALVANAELDLPNASVQSEVNRMIEGARAELKQRGIKDADKAPIPEEVFRPQAERRVRLGLVVAELVRANNLQAKPEQIKAHIDELAASYEKPADVVRWYFSDNNRLAEVEAVVIENNVTEFVLSKAKVNEKSVSFDELMAQQQG; this is encoded by the coding sequence ATGACCGTGACCGTTGAAACTCTCGAGAAGCTCGAACGCAAGATCACGCTGACCCTGCCGGTCGGCACCATCCAGTCCGAAGTCGATTCGCGCCTCAAGAAGCTCGCGCGCACCGTCAAGATGGATGGCTTTCGTCCCGGCAAGGTGCCAATGAACGTCGTGGCCCAGCGCTACGGCTATTCGGTCCACTACGAAGTCATGAACGACAAGGTCGGTGAGGCTTTCTCGCAAGCCGCCAACGAAGCCAAGCTGCGCGTGGCCGGCCAACCCCGCATTACCGAGAAGGAAGAGTCGCCCGAAGGCCAGCTCGCCTTCGACGCGGTGTTCGAGGTGTTCCCCGAAGTCAAGATCAAGGACCTGTCGGGTGCCGAAGTCGAGAAGCTCTCGGCCGAAGTGGGCGACGACGCCATCGACAAGACGCTCGACATCCTGCGCAAGCAGCGCCGCACCTTCGCGCAGCGCGCACAAGACGCCGTGGCGCAAGACAACGACCGCGTGACGGTCGACTTCGAAGGCAAGATCGACGGCGAGACCTTCCAGGGTGGCAAGGCCGAAGACTTCCAGTTCATCGTCGGCGAAGGCCAGATGCTGAAGGAATTCGAAGACGCGGTGCGCGGCATGAAGGCCGGCGACAGCCGCACCTTCCCGCTTTCGTTCCCGGCCGACTACCATGGCAAGGACGTGGCCGGCAAGCAAGCCGACTTCATGGTCACCGTGAAGAAGATCGAGGCTTCGCACCTGCCTGAAGTCAACGAACAGCTCGCCAAGTCGCTCGGCATTGCCGAAGCCACGGTGGAAGGCCTGCGCGCCGATATCAAGAAGAACCTCGAGCGCGAAGTCAAGTTCCGCCTGCTGGCCCGCAACAAGAACGCCGTGATGGACGCGCTGGTGGCCAACGCCGAGCTCGACCTGCCCAACGCCAGCGTGCAGTCCGAAGTGAACCGCATGATCGAAGGCGCCCGCGCCGAGCTCAAGCAGCGCGGCATCAAGGACGCCGACAAGGCTCCGATTCCCGAAGAAGTGTTCCGCCCGCAAGCCGAGCGCCGTGTGCGCCTGGGCCTGGTGGTGGCCGAACTGGTGCGTGCCAACAACCTGCAGGCCAAGCCCGAGCAGATCAAGGCCCACATCGACGAGCTGGCCGCCAGCTATGAAAAGCCGGCCGACGTCGTGCGCTGGTATTTCAGCGACAACAACCGCCTGGCCGAAGTCGAGGCGGTCGTCATCGAAAACAACGTGACCGAATTCGTGCTCAGCAAGGCCAAGGTCAACGAAAAGTCGGTGTCGTTCGACGAACTGATGGCTCAGCAGCAAGGCTAA
- the clpP gene encoding ATP-dependent Clp endopeptidase proteolytic subunit ClpP — translation MSAQDTKALGMIPMVIEQSGRGERSYDIYSRLLKERIIFLVGEVNDQTANLVVAQLLFLESENPDKDISFYINSPGGSVSAGMAIYDTMQFIKPDVSTMCIGFAASMGAFLLAAGEKGKRFSLPNSKIMIHQVLGGARGQATDIEIHARDILRTKDQMNRILADRTGQPLEKVKSDTERDYFLTADEAKDYGLVDQVIAKRS, via the coding sequence ATGAGCGCACAGGATACCAAGGCCCTCGGCATGATCCCGATGGTCATCGAGCAGTCGGGTCGCGGCGAGCGGTCTTACGACATTTATTCGCGTCTCCTCAAGGAGCGCATCATTTTCCTGGTGGGCGAAGTGAACGACCAGACGGCCAACCTCGTTGTGGCGCAGCTGCTGTTCCTCGAGAGCGAGAATCCGGACAAGGATATTTCGTTCTACATCAATTCCCCGGGCGGCAGCGTGAGCGCCGGCATGGCGATTTACGACACCATGCAGTTCATCAAGCCCGACGTTTCCACCATGTGCATCGGCTTTGCGGCCAGCATGGGCGCCTTTTTGCTGGCGGCTGGCGAAAAGGGCAAGCGTTTCTCGCTGCCCAATTCGAAGATCATGATCCACCAGGTGCTCGGCGGCGCGCGCGGCCAGGCCACGGACATCGAAATCCATGCCCGCGACATCCTGCGCACCAAGGACCAGATGAACCGCATCCTGGCCGACCGCACCGGCCAGCCGCTGGAAAAAGTCAAGTCGGACACCGAACGCGACTATTTCCTGACAGCCGACGAAGCCAAGGATTACGGCCTGGTCGACCAGGTCATTGCAAAGCGCAGCTGA